From the Gramella sp. Hel_I_59 genome, one window contains:
- a CDS encoding ABC transporter permease — MTYLYSIGEYFIMLKGVFGRMTKGSVLRNLIFKEINELIMGSMGIVAFLSFFIGAVVAIQTALNLNNPLIPKSLVAFAARQSIILEFAPTFISIIMAGKVGSFITSSIGSMRVTEQIDALEVMGINSKNYLIFPKIMAMLTYPFVIAISMFLGIAGAYTAAVFGGFVTSDQFLTGLQDDFIGFHLVYAFIKTILFAFILATVPSYHGYFMKGGALEVGEASTTSFVWTSVVLIITNYVITQLLLS, encoded by the coding sequence ATGACGTACCTGTACTCCATTGGGGAATACTTTATAATGCTTAAGGGAGTTTTTGGCAGAATGACCAAAGGCTCGGTTCTAAGAAATCTAATATTTAAGGAGATCAATGAGCTTATTATGGGCTCTATGGGAATTGTAGCATTCCTGTCTTTCTTCATAGGTGCGGTTGTCGCAATCCAAACAGCCTTAAACCTTAACAATCCGTTGATTCCAAAATCACTGGTAGCTTTCGCAGCAAGACAGTCGATCATTCTGGAATTCGCCCCCACATTTATCTCCATTATCATGGCAGGTAAGGTTGGATCTTTTATCACATCCAGTATTGGTTCCATGCGCGTTACAGAGCAGATCGATGCACTTGAGGTAATGGGTATAAATTCCAAGAACTACCTAATTTTCCCTAAGATCATGGCGATGCTTACGTATCCATTCGTGATCGCCATATCTATGTTCCTGGGAATTGCGGGGGCTTATACAGCTGCTGTTTTTGGTGGTTTTGTGACCAGCGATCAATTTCTTACTGGGTTGCAGGATGATTTCATTGGCTTTCACCTTGTTTACGCTTTTATTAAAACAATATTATTTGCCTTTATTCTCGCTACGGTCCCATCTTATCACGGATATTTTATGAAAGGTGGAGCCCTTGAAGTTGGAGAAGCTTCTACCACCTCATTCGTATGGACAAGTGTGGTATTAATCATTACCAACTACGTTATAACACAACTTTTATTAAGCTAG
- the pafA gene encoding alkaline phosphatase PafA: protein MKRSLIILLMLISFKPVSSQITKEKPKLVVGIVVDQMRYDYLTRFWDQFGENGFKRMVNNGYNFKNHHFNYVPTYTGPGHASVFTGTTPANHGIIGNNWYNKFEDSFVYCAGDDNVNPIGTTDRAGKMSPRRMKSTTFGDENRLQTQGKGKTIGVALKDRGAILPAGHAANAAYWFHGKDEAKWITSSYYMEQLPQWVQDFNESGIAKSYLKEWAPLKDITTYQQSGVDRNEFEFGFDGKETADFPYDLKKLAKANGEYDLIKATPFGNDLTAEFAKAAIKGEELGKDNITDVLTLSFSSTDYVGHNFGVNSKEIQDTYMRLDENIADVLQYLDAEVGAGEYVVFLTADHGGVDVPAYLKSKKVPAGYYDELSMKEKLNKFSSETFKNDSLIKNISNSQIFLNYDELLAEDISLEEVTSKMSHFLLKQEKISRVFTRNELQIGAFSNQIGELIQNGYNQKRSGDMVFVIDPGYIVYPDKGTTHGSGFTYDTHAPLLFFGKGINKGETYEKTYIRDIAPTISAMLGIAFPNANTGKPLKEVLDR from the coding sequence ATGAAACGAAGCTTGATCATACTGCTAATGCTAATAAGTTTTAAACCTGTTAGTTCACAGATCACAAAGGAAAAACCAAAGCTGGTAGTTGGTATTGTTGTAGACCAGATGCGCTATGATTACCTAACCCGATTCTGGGATCAATTTGGGGAAAACGGATTTAAAAGAATGGTCAATAATGGCTATAACTTCAAAAATCATCATTTTAATTATGTTCCTACTTATACCGGCCCGGGGCATGCTTCAGTATTCACTGGGACAACTCCAGCGAATCACGGTATTATAGGAAATAACTGGTATAACAAGTTCGAAGATTCGTTTGTTTATTGTGCCGGTGATGATAATGTGAATCCAATAGGAACCACAGACCGTGCTGGAAAAATGTCGCCTCGTCGTATGAAATCTACCACTTTTGGTGATGAGAACAGGCTGCAAACTCAGGGAAAAGGCAAAACAATAGGGGTAGCCTTAAAAGATCGTGGAGCAATACTCCCGGCTGGTCATGCAGCTAATGCTGCTTACTGGTTCCATGGCAAAGATGAAGCGAAATGGATCACAAGTTCTTACTATATGGAGCAATTACCTCAATGGGTGCAGGATTTTAACGAATCGGGTATAGCCAAATCTTATTTGAAAGAATGGGCGCCGTTGAAGGATATTACAACTTACCAGCAAAGTGGTGTGGATCGTAATGAATTTGAGTTTGGTTTCGACGGGAAAGAGACTGCAGACTTCCCTTATGATCTTAAAAAACTGGCTAAAGCAAATGGCGAATATGACCTTATCAAGGCCACACCTTTCGGAAATGATCTTACTGCGGAATTTGCTAAAGCTGCGATCAAGGGTGAGGAGCTAGGAAAGGACAATATTACCGATGTTCTTACCCTTAGTTTTTCCAGTACCGATTACGTAGGTCATAACTTTGGAGTGAACAGCAAAGAAATTCAGGACACTTATATGAGATTAGATGAAAACATAGCAGATGTTCTGCAATATCTGGATGCTGAGGTAGGCGCTGGCGAGTACGTGGTTTTTCTGACTGCAGATCACGGTGGAGTAGATGTGCCTGCTTACTTAAAGTCTAAAAAAGTACCTGCTGGTTATTATGACGAATTAAGCATGAAGGAAAAACTGAATAAATTTTCTTCTGAAACGTTCAAAAATGATAGTCTGATAAAAAATATAAGCAACAGCCAGATCTTCCTGAATTACGATGAATTGTTAGCTGAAGATATTAGTTTGGAAGAAGTGACTTCAAAGATGTCTCATTTTTTACTGAAACAGGAGAAAATATCAAGAGTATTCACGAGGAATGAACTTCAGATCGGTGCGTTTTCAAACCAGATAGGAGAACTTATCCAGAATGGATATAATCAGAAACGTAGTGGAGACATGGTATTTGTGATAGATCCTGGTTATATTGTATACCCTGATAAGGGGACGACTCATGGGAGTGGTTTCACTTATGATACACATGCACCTCTTCTTTTCTTCGGAAAAGGAATTAACAAAGGTGAAACTTACGAGAAAACATACATTAGAGATATTGCACCAACTATTTCAGCGATGCTGGGAATTGCTTTCCCAAATGCTAATACAGGAAAACCTTTAAAAGAAGTACTGGACAGGTAA
- a CDS encoding glycosyltransferase family 2 protein: protein MRIYIIIPAHNEANIIGRTLKSLAEQSLKPAKIMVVDDNSTDLTSEIVEGFVAKYDFIDLVQNESSAEHAPGSKVINAFYQGFYQLDDNFDIICKFDADLIFPENYLQRIVEIFKTEPGVGMAGGFCSVQRKDKWIPENLTGKDHIRGALKAYSKHCFIQIGELKPAMGWDTADELLARFHGWKVVTDENLLVKHLRPTGMNYFEHSGRKQGEAFYRLRYGVALSMIASAKLAALKMNPFALLHYLSGFFNARKKKRPFLVSEEEGRFIRKLRWDAIKNKFL from the coding sequence GTGAGAATCTATATTATCATCCCCGCACATAATGAGGCTAATATTATTGGCCGGACGCTAAAGTCGCTTGCTGAGCAATCGCTGAAACCTGCGAAAATAATGGTTGTAGATGATAATTCTACTGATTTAACTTCAGAAATTGTAGAGGGTTTTGTTGCAAAATATGACTTTATAGATCTTGTTCAGAATGAATCTTCTGCAGAACATGCTCCAGGTAGTAAGGTGATCAATGCTTTCTACCAGGGATTCTATCAGCTAGATGATAATTTTGATATCATTTGTAAATTTGATGCTGACCTTATTTTTCCTGAAAATTACCTGCAAAGGATCGTTGAGATATTTAAAACGGAACCGGGTGTTGGAATGGCTGGAGGCTTTTGCAGTGTCCAGAGAAAGGATAAATGGATTCCCGAAAATCTTACAGGTAAAGATCATATTCGTGGCGCACTAAAAGCGTACAGCAAACATTGTTTCATACAAATTGGGGAACTTAAACCTGCCATGGGCTGGGATACAGCAGATGAACTTCTGGCTAGATTTCATGGTTGGAAAGTTGTGACCGATGAAAATTTATTGGTCAAACATCTTCGTCCTACCGGCATGAATTATTTTGAGCATTCTGGTCGCAAGCAAGGTGAGGCATTCTACAGACTTCGATATGGAGTTGCTTTGAGCATGATCGCTTCAGCCAAACTTGCTGCTCTAAAGATGAATCCCTTTGCATTATTACACTATCTATCTGGTTTCTTTAATGCCAGAAAGAAAAAACGACCTTTTCTCGTTTCCGAAGAAGAAGGCCGTTTTATTAGAAAGTTGCGTTGGGACGCTATTAAAAATAAGTTCTTGTAA
- a CDS encoding methyltransferase domain-containing protein translates to MYEQSFPEERFQKTLEFLENHISRDERILDLGVPNPFSKIMEKEGFQVNNTRGEDLDDHFEAVQSNSYDCITAFEIFEHLLAPYNILKEIKAQKLLASVPLNLWFTPAYRSKTDPWDRHYHEFEKWQFDWLLEKSGWQIKDSIQWAHPVKKIGLRPILRKFTPRYYAVYAERI, encoded by the coding sequence ATGTACGAACAAAGTTTCCCGGAAGAACGCTTTCAGAAGACACTGGAATTTTTAGAAAATCATATTTCCAGAGATGAACGAATACTGGATCTGGGAGTTCCCAATCCTTTTTCAAAGATCATGGAAAAGGAAGGTTTTCAGGTAAATAATACCCGTGGGGAAGATCTGGACGATCATTTTGAGGCGGTTCAATCAAATTCTTATGATTGCATTACGGCGTTCGAAATCTTCGAACATCTACTCGCTCCATATAATATTCTGAAAGAGATCAAAGCCCAGAAACTTTTAGCAAGCGTGCCATTGAATTTATGGTTTACTCCTGCCTATCGCAGCAAGACAGATCCGTGGGACCGGCATTATCATGAGTTCGAAAAATGGCAGTTTGACTGGTTGCTTGAAAAAAGTGGCTGGCAAATAAAGGATAGTATTCAATGGGCACATCCAGTGAAGAAAATTGGATTACGCCCAATACTTCGGAAGTTTACTCCAAGGTACTATGCTGTCTATGCTGAAAGAATCTAA
- a CDS encoding ketoacyl-ACP synthase III: MNFKITGTGSYIPNVVTRNADFEQHEFFNLDGSSFPQDNPTTIRKFKAITGIEERRYIEPEMNTSDIATLASKKAIEDAGIDPETLDYIIVAHNYGDVKSNTVQSDTVPSLATRVKAKLKISNPKCVGYDILFGCPGWIEGMVQANAFIKAGIAKRCLVIGAEALSRVVDSHDRDSMIFSDGAGAAILEASEETGGILSHESATFSLQESEYIYFGKSNNSKSYEDIRFIKMNGRKIYEFALVNVPKAMKTCLENSGKSIEDLKTVFIHQANEKMDEAIINRFYKLHNMQAPEHVMPMTIHELGNSSVATVPTLLDLVRKGKIDHQKLEKGDVVMFASVGAGMNINAITYQV; encoded by the coding sequence ATGAATTTTAAAATTACCGGTACGGGAAGTTACATACCTAATGTTGTCACAAGAAATGCTGACTTTGAGCAACATGAGTTTTTTAACCTCGACGGGAGTTCTTTTCCTCAGGATAATCCAACTACAATTCGTAAGTTCAAAGCTATTACCGGGATTGAAGAGCGCAGGTATATTGAACCTGAAATGAATACTTCAGATATTGCAACTCTGGCTAGTAAAAAAGCTATAGAAGATGCTGGAATAGACCCTGAAACTCTTGATTATATCATAGTTGCTCATAATTATGGAGACGTTAAATCCAATACCGTTCAAAGCGATACCGTACCAAGTTTAGCTACCCGGGTAAAAGCAAAATTGAAGATCAGCAATCCTAAATGTGTAGGATATGACATTTTATTTGGCTGTCCTGGCTGGATTGAAGGTATGGTGCAGGCCAATGCATTTATTAAGGCAGGCATTGCGAAACGCTGCCTGGTAATTGGCGCTGAAGCTTTATCCAGGGTGGTAGATAGTCACGACAGAGATAGCATGATTTTTTCAGATGGTGCCGGAGCGGCAATTTTAGAAGCTTCAGAAGAAACTGGAGGTATTCTTTCTCATGAGTCGGCGACATTCTCATTGCAGGAATCTGAATATATCTACTTCGGAAAATCAAATAACAGTAAATCTTACGAAGATATTCGTTTTATAAAAATGAATGGTCGCAAGATCTACGAATTTGCTCTCGTCAACGTACCAAAAGCGATGAAAACCTGCCTGGAAAATAGCGGGAAATCTATTGAAGACCTTAAAACTGTATTTATTCACCAGGCAAATGAGAAGATGGATGAAGCTATCATCAACAGGTTCTACAAATTACACAACATGCAAGCGCCTGAACATGTGATGCCTATGACCATCCACGAATTGGGAAATAGCAGTGTAGCCACTGTTCCAACGCTTCTGGATCTTGTACGTAAAGGCAAAATTGACCATCAAAAACTTGAGAAAGGTGACGTTGTAATGTTTGCCAGCGTTGGTGCAGGAATGAACATTAATGCGATCACTTACCAGGTATAA